acctgcttatagataattagtgatcttggagacactgattagcatgttcaggtgtgtttgattagagttgaagctaaactatgcaggacaccggccctccaggaccgagtttgcccacccctgcattAACCTttacccatgctgttagttctgtcataggactaatagatggacccttacaaaCCAAACCCTGCTGACAAACTAGCATACAATAAACcacaaatatttgtattatattatatcagtTTCTCTGTCATTTGAATTTTTCACTAGCTTGGACCCCGATTTGTTAAAACAACTATCAAAACGCCTTTTCGCATGTGAAAAATCATATCCAATTACAATTTTTTCACCTGAGACAaaagtttcagaggcagtgtCAATACAAAtgacacaacaacaaaaaaattatgaatgaaaatttctgattcagtgtgcaataactgatttaataaaatacatcccCTATAAACAGCTAATGTGGCCTATGTGAATGTTGTATAAACCCTCGTTTTGCTCACTTTGTAGGATTAATTAAAAGAAAGTTAGCATCAGCTCAAACTGGCCTGTCCTGCACACCATGCACATTAAGGAGCTTAACCATCAAATTCTGCAGTATAAATGGAGCCTGGGAAAACCCTTTAGTTTTTTGAGTAGCCGACGAGAgtaatgttttgtttgtgtgcAGGATTATTTTTCTCACAGACATATGTTGACCCAaagaaaagcaaaagcagctCTTTTGAAATTGCTGAATTGTTTTGGCAATGATGttcattgtgtgaaaatgcaagaTCCTTGATTCACACTGCTGGAATTTCCACCTCTTTTTCCAGTTCTGCAAATTTGGTCATCCGCAGTGCTGCACTCATTAACTCGATTAGTTGAATTTCCACGTCCCGAGGGCTAATCCACTCTCTCAGAGGTCACGCTTGGTTCCCCAAATCGTTTTTAAACTCGATTCCTAGCTCTGAAATGAATTCAGGTGTCTCATCCCCTGTGGATGCCTCCTGTATAGCTCTGCATAATATATCATTTCACCAATGATATCGCAATgagtgaatctgcaatagtcacatcacaggactTGCAATGTCACactgggatgacaattaaccaggaaccacagttcagaacacataaCTTGTGGAGTCAAGTGCTTTATAAGAAATGCCTTTATGAAAACTATAAAATTtgcagctttaacaaagattagttgtgtttgtttatttatacagtgaagtCTATACGGTGTCATtttcatttgattattgaatttctgttcttcaagtattgaaaaaaaaatcattttatcttgcttctatttttttaatcattttatttagtaTGTTTTCAGTAAATTTGTATACTTTATGCAGATACATTATCATAAAAAAATCATGcaatgttaaataattaattattagtcatcttgtgaaattatgctcatatcgcaatatgtatcgcagaaaaatGAAATATCCTAATGTCAGttgaagagttcacacttagctgatgattgattataaagcttgtttggcatgctgttccaggagagagccctgagctcataagatcctcaagcccagggctccctccggTTTGCAAGGCGTGAGGGAAGTTTGagcttgagaactcccctgctgtagtagctaatgaacagatagtgattgctcttgagagataattACTTACTAATTAACTTAAGTTGTATGTTTTTGGAAAGTGAATGGAAACCGcaggacctggaggaaacccatgtgagcatggggagaacgtgtaaacttcgCTCAGACATGTTAGCTGGCtgggtaaggactagaaccagtgacgttcttgctgtgaggcaacggtgctaaccactgggccaccgtgccacccagctaggaaaggaggaggagtagaggtggaaggggggattcttcaaaatgaagatggctgttaaatGGAACTTATTATTTATGGTGACttgggaatcatctgattggtgaatcatatattagctgatgcgggaccagctgtgattaatcataagcatgtgatcctcttaaaattagttcatgaataaacttcactttatgTAAATGTTTGGTAGGATGGTGTGGATGATGTCCAGAACTTTCTTTTTTGTTAGATCAGACAGATCTCCACATGGGAAGTCAGATTCAACACAAAACCTTCTAGAAGATGCTTTTTTTCTCCAGTCACCAAAACAAGTTAAACCTGTCAAATGTCTTGTCTTGTAAGTGGAACTACTAACCCTCATACACAGATTTACACTTGATTGTTTGCACAGACAGCTTCATAATCTTCTCTGTTTTCATGACCTCAATGAATCACCAGGAGCGGCTCATTCAGAACCAGCAGCACATCTTTTAACTTCCTTAAATCTCAAATACATTAAACTTGTTTGaccacagcagaaaaaaaatctctatttttgttgtactcattcattcattatatgcAATACGGATATGAAAGCAACACATCAAATTCATAGTATTTGCTGAAGAGGTTTAATATTTCAACATCACATTTCTTTCACCTGTTTACTCATTCTTATTCATGCACATGTATTTTGTTAAGCTTTAAAGTTTACCAAGGTTGCTCTAAAACACATTTATtccaaattattcagcatatgtttacacagcggatgcccttccagctacaacccatcactgggagggcacccatacacactcattcacacacatacactatgaacaatttagcttacccaattcacctataccacatgtctttggacttgctcAGTCTTATTCATGCAGACATATTTTGTTAGGCTTTGAATTTTACCAAGGTTGCTCTAAAATACATTAAATCCAGTAAAACAGAGTTTAAGGTTGTGTTTTTCCCGCTATTGTGACTTACATCCACTTGAAACAGTCCTAATATGAGAATAAATATAGGAAAAAAACACAACTgtagaaaaaactaaactaaacaatgaTCTCAAAGTGACCAAAAACCACCAGCATTTCTTTCTCCTGCTAAATGCAAAAACATTATTAGCATTTGTGTAAAATGTACCAAAACTTCAGCACAAGTTAGTGTCATGAGACTATTGTGTAAAGTAATCCCCTGACTAATATGtggaaataaaagtaaataaaagtgaTCAAAAACCAGATTAGCTTTGCTTAGTGACAGAAATCTGTTGCTCAACAGCTCACATGAAGAGCCAATCACAGTAGAGGATGAGTCATTTTAATCATCTACTCAATCTCTCTATATAAACTCTTTCATCTGGAGGATTCCCACTGATTTATGATATTTTCCTGGACGGGATTGAAGCATATTCAGAGGCATCGTCTGGAGTCTGAGCTGCAGGTTAGTGGATCAACCAATGGTTTACCGTGGTGAAACTGATGAGATTTCTTCAGGAGATGCTGAGATTTCACACTAGTGTTTGTGGAGAGCCAGCAAGACAGACTCAGATTAATGTTGATTAATTTAATGAGTTTacattaactttaaaaaaatcaattaccACAATTTTTTCAAGCCAACAACCATCTCGCATGAACAAAACACTATaatgatttacagtaaatgtcaGAGATATAACACGCTACTGCTACTGCTAATATTTTGCAGTAATGCATTACATGTTAAATAAGTGTCATTTGATTACAGCCATTATAACCAGGTTActtacattacaaaaataaaaaaatgatcacATTTAGCATGACAGCGTCAGTTAATGGGTGCTTTCCAAGGCCCCCTTTATATTGATAATGATGCAATTTAATCTATATTTGTTCAAGTAACATTGGTTTTTGTTTTAGAAAGGTTTATTTCAAATAACCTATATCAATTCTGtcactttttttgtttgctttttgatttaatgggAAGATCAGGTCATCAATTCTTATTTTTTAGTAAtatatgtttcaagagttcacacttagctgatgattaattataagcttgtttggcatgctgtcccgggagagagccctgagctcataagatcctcaagcccggggttccctcccgttgcaaggcgagaggggagtttgaggtcaggtagatctcgagaactcccctgctgtaataaccaatgaacagccagtgattgctcttgagagataaccatttactaggagcatgtctatagtgccggtttggattagtcaattaactttagttgcatgttttttggacggtgggaggaaaccggggaacccaggggaaacccacatgagcacggggagaaaatgcaaactccgcacagaaatgtctgctggtttggtaaagcctggaaccagagacattcttgctgtgaggcagcagtgctaagcactgggccaccgtgtcacccatctaggcaaaaggaggagtaggggtggatggggggattcttcaaaacgaagatagcagtgttatgtaacccagggtatttgtagtagcttaggagtcgtctgattggtgcattgagaattggataatgcggatccagccgctagcaatcataagcacgtgatcctctcgaaattagtttataactaaacttcacataGTAATAACATTTAGTTCAGTTGGACAATGAGCAACATTCTGAGCTGAAAAACTCTAAGGCctcgtttacactgtcaggtctttatgcccaattccgatttgttgcttatatctgattttttgcctgtccgtttacatgttcgttaattgtgacccatattaaattcatgtgtttacacttgctaaACAATTTACGACGTTGCACATGCGTAACagtgggttctagcatctgtgtcacactagccacgatggaagaaactgtcttgcgttcagctctgcgaaatatgcgttcacctaactttaaaatgattttgaggtgaAGGTGGAGGAAGAGGGAAAGAGCCATAATCCCAGCTTGAACCTATGGTTTAtttatggtgtcctccaccattcagaggaatttgtgagTACGAGAAAGATCTCTGGTCTGGTTTGAGCAAATTGTGGCAACTGACCACTTTCCTTCTCCATGTTTGGATCTGCCTCTTTCCATGATAGTCGCATTGacacatatctgatttatttccacatatgagcaggcctgaaaccgatctctgaatatctaaatgcatgtgtttttttctgtttacacggtcatagaacagatccgacctgtgtcacatatgaggaaaaaatcagaattgggtcccatttaactggcagtgtaaatggggcctaagtgttTTTTAACTGACAATCATCAGTCTTATTGCAGTTAATGTGTTTTAGGGCAACTTTGATCAACTTTGCAGCACAATACTAGAAACGTGCATGAATGACAACGCAGGTAAAATAAACACTTCATCAGATTTTATTGGCAAAACTATATTAAATATCTTCACTGCTGGGAAATACTATAATTTGGATGTGTTGCATtcatatatatgaatgaatgaaaacattcattgactttttcatttcggcttagtacctttattaatctggggtcgccacagcggaatgaaccgccaacttatccagcatatgttttacgcagtggatgcccttccagctgcaacccatcactgggaaacaccatacacactcatacactactgacaatttagcttatccaactCCTCTttagcccatgtgtttggactgtgggggaaacttcagcacccggaggaaacccacgccaacacggggagaacatacaaactccacacagaaatgccaactgacccagccggggctcgaaccagtgaccttcttgctgtgattgtgctacccactgcgccaccatgacacctgaATGAAAACAACATTGAAATTCCTTTATAAATAAGCAACTTTTTAACCGTGTCTTGATTCAGCATTTCAGTAATGCAGTGCTTTCTTCAAACAATGTATTGTTTATTAGAGATTTAGGGAAGTTAAAAGATGAGCTGCTGTTAAATGAGCCGCTCCTGGTGATTCATTGAGGTCATGAAAACTGAGAAGATTATAAAGTGTGTGCAATCTGCAGGGTTGGTTAGTACTAATGCTTTCTGTTTCTTGCTGAAAAAAAACTAGCTTGATTAAAACCCAGTGTGGAACTGCTGTGGTCAACCAGATGAAACTTCAGAAATGAAGGACCACTGAATGAAATTGTGGTTAGATTTAGGAAGACTGACCCTGATGTATGAGAATAGAGACTGAAGAGAGAAGCGGAAAAACCGCAGACAGAAGAGGAAGTGTCTGATGGGAAAAGGGAATTTCCCACGTCTGAGAGCTCAGAACTGATTCAATTTAGGAAAAAGTGAAACTTTCACTTGACATTTTTTCTAGTAAGGcagtacagtggctcagtggttagcactcacagcaagaaggtcactggtttgagttccagctgggtcagttgtcatttctatgtggagtttgcatgttctccccgtgttagtgggggtttcctctgggtgctctgctttcccccacactccaaacacatgcgctataggggaattgaattatcttaattggctgtagtgtatgaatgtgagagtgtatatgtgtatcCCAGTACTagtttgcagctgaaagggcatccgctgcttaaaacatgccagaaaaggcggttcattccgctgtggcgacccttaataaataagggactaagctgacggaaaatgaatgaattaatagtaAAGACTATGAGAACAGCCTGAATTGCAAACTTATGGTAGAACTGACCAAAACAGACTGACAAGAGAAAAACCAACACCAGGACTTTGAGCGACAATACACTGCAAAACCACAAGTTCAACTGACTGTCCGTCTTTATTTACATTGCCCGCTACAGAGTTATGTTGCGCAGCTGTTGATTCTGTCTGTGTTTTTCTCACCATGATGTGTGtccttaatataatttaataaataaactgatcaaTTGCAGCACAATCCATTGCATTCTTGAATGACCATTGCAAATCTACTTTCAGCAGGTACCAGTTGAACCCTGCTAGTGTTATTTATacgtttaattttttaaatgaagtttcacaaactaattttgagaggagcacgtgatatgattgatcgtggctggcCTCCCATCCATAATCATTACTAAGCCAATTGGATTAATCCAAACTCCCTGTAAATAACCCATCTAGTATTACTCCTTAATCCTCATTTTTtgatcccccttccaccccatctcccccttttgcTCCTTTACCAGGGTGAGccctcgagaactacctgatctcgtacccctcACTTGCTCATcaaccaggcgggagccttgggctcaattatctctgagctcagggttctctccatgCCAAACCTTCTAATAATATCAAACAATATCTAAATGCAAACTTTGTGATGATTACACTTTCATCATGTTTGATAAACTGCCCACAGATTCTAATGTACTTGTCTTCTCCATTGCAGCAGAATGTTCACATACACAGTGTCTGTCACGACTGGAAACCAGGTCTTTGCTGGAACTCTGAACTACATTTACCTGACGCTGGTGGGTAAAGAGAGAAGCAGCGACCGAACTCTGCTGGACAAATCCTGGTTTGAACGTTTGGACAGAGGAACGGTAGGATTTAGATTTCAGGATGTTCAGATATTAGTTGAATTCtccttttaattaataaaaagaaaaactgcattaCCACAGTTCTTTGATAACAGCAGTGAGGTATCTCACTATGGGAATTAGCTCTGGTGTTATTACAGCAAGTAATTACAGACTCAACTGCTGATCCCTTTTTGCTGGAGAGGGAGATCAAGACAGTAGTGCAAGAAGGGATGTTACTCCATGAGAGCTGAGGTCGTGCTGTGGTATGCACTGAACTTGAACTCTGGTTTGGTCGCCTGCCTCTTTTTGCCTAATTGAGGGTTAGAGGAGCAATGCCTAGCTACTGCGTCACCAATGAGACAGGGTCTGTTTCGGCTGTGTCTTAAAGGAGTGAATTTCCTGATGAATGTTGGCTCCAGGATGGAGTAACACATATCCTTTcttatgtctttatgattattaatacagTTGAATGTTTAAGGACCAGGATTATAGGATGACCTTAGTGTCACCCCTCTTCAGAGTAAAACTGGAATGATGTTTGCCAAGTCATTTGTTTCCTCTGGATTTTCAAGGCCATTCAAGAGGTCACTGAGACCTCTCATGTGGAGCTGGATGGTTGATGCTACTTAACAGCTGTCGCTGGAAATGAATTGTCTGCTATGTTTATTCTACCAGTTTGCTAAGGTGACTGAGAGCATAAGAAACAGCGTTAATGTAGattttctttgtgtttgtgcTGTTCATTGTTGGAGACATGAAGACAAGCTGAATTTGACTTCTGATCATCCTGACTACAGAAATATCCTCCTGTTATGTCTGACCTTTGTGTGCTTGATGCCTAAGTAATTATTGGAGATATTGTTCAGAACTGTACTCACACGTTGAAAGTTTCTTTCTCTGGAAAATTCTACCTGTCTTTTAACCAAACGGTTTAAAACACCAATATCTATGACGCAGTTAGAGATGTTATGCTACtatttaattgttgttgttttgaaattGTGAGCAAagctcattgcgagtgttgaaacTGGCTTCTGCTGAAACTGAAATCTTCAGTAAAATTTCGTtgattgaatctctgactccggctcgtCTTCATCTGACACAGcggtcatttttgggttaaaactgtcaGTTCCTGAGCGGTCTCTACCTGTTGAGGCTGGGGGACCCTGGGGTTTCTGTTTGCTGATTGTCCCGCTGTGGGTACAGAGCAGAAACCAAGATGTGTTGGCTGTGAAGGTTGAGCGAAAGGTTTTCTGAGAAGAACCTTGTTGAATTGAACATTTGAACATTGCTGAATTTCTGTCACTCCATTTTAGAAAAAGGCTTTTGGCTGTATTAGGGAAAGAAAGCCATTAGAATCTAGAAATCCATCTTATCCTTCTCTGATAAGCTTGACTGTCCTTGCCAAAATCAATGCTTACCCAGCACAGTTAAGCCAGTGCTCTCTCGAGGTCTGCAATCATGCAGATTTGTTTCACATAGTGCTGTGTTCGGCGACCCACCATCAATCTGTCTCTCCATCTTCTCCATGTGCTCAGCTTCATATACTGTGAGCAATGGCATTTCGAGCTTTAAATCTTCTGGAAAACAGAAGCAGAAAGTCTCTGTCCACCCCTTAAAAATAGAGAAACGAGCAAGATGGAGTGCACTGATGGGGTAGAGATgtataaatgtcaatttaaataactgacacttatgactggttttgtggtccagtgtcACATATCACAAACCCAGAGAATCTTGACTGTTAGTTTAATCAATCTGATGTTATTCGTTCTCTTTGATTTATTGCACATAAGCTGTGTGGTTGAGTTGTCTAACAGAAGTTGTTGTTAAAGGTGGTTTCCATTGACATTCATGTGGAGGAGACTCTTGGAGAGATTCTGCTGGTCAAACTGGAGAAGGAGAAATTCCTGATCAATGATGATTGGTACTGCAGGAGCATCAGTGTAACAGCACCCACTGGAGACTGCTTTGAGTTCCCCTGTTATCGGTGGATAGCTGATCAAAAGGAGCTGGTTCTTCTAGAAGGACGGGGTAAAGTCCTGAATGAGGAAATGTACTCTCCTTTGTGCATCTGCATGTATTTatgcattgtgtatgtgtgtatttatgcattgtgtatgtgtgttccttCAGGTCGATTGCCTCAGGATGAAAAGGTCTCAATACTGAAAGAGTACAGGCACCTGGAACTGGAAAACAGACGAGAAAAGTTCAGGTATTTACACCACAGACTTCACTAGAATTTAGTCGTATTAATACAGTCTTAAATTTTCCCCagacaattagttttttttagattCTTATTGTTCAGTTTACATTGGAGTTACTTTATCCAAATTATTGTTACAATcatcaaaaataaatgttcagtCTAATAACTGAAAGATTAATGCTGTCTCTTTTGCAGGTGGAATGAATGGAAATCTGGCTTCCTCATGTCCATAGATGCCAGTAGGTCCTCTGAACTTCCTCTGGATGTTCAGTTTGATACTGCAAAATCAGTGGACTTCTCTTTGAATGTCCTTAAAGCGTATGTTACCCTCTTTGTGTCATCTTTGTGTCATCTTTTCACATTTATCATTAACATTGATTTCTTGTAATATAGTTTAACTGCTGCCAGGAAAATCCAATTTTGAGCATTCagctgtatttttctttttcagagtTGAGAATCTTGGTCTTAATAAACTTGAGAGTGTTTTCCAGTCTTGGAAAGATTTTGCAGATTTTGAAAAAGTATTCATAACCATCAAGAACACATTGTCAGGTTTGaatgttttcttaattttattttatttttttttaattgagccaTCTACTGAGTGTAAATGATTGTGTTGCCATAACAAATTAACTGTTAAAATTAAAAGATTATTCATTCATCTGTTAACTCACAGACAACTCTATTTTTTCTCCATTTGACAGAGTATGTGATGCAGAACTGGACTAAAGATGTAGTGTTTGGTTATCAGTTCTTAAATGGCTGCAATCCTGTGATGATCAAAAAGTGCACAAAACTCCCAGACAAATTTGTGGTCACGCAGGAGATGGTGGAGAACTCCCTGGATAGAGGAACCACACTGCAGGAGGAATTAAAGGTCAGGAAAAAAAATAACCTAATGAATTTTtctaaacatttaacaaataaacttGAAACTACCAAAAATACTTGAAACTACCACAATtttttaatttgtacaaatttcagGATACCCTGTACAGTTGTGCATTAAAGcccaatattgttttttttccattaaattaGTTGTAATAGTGAGATTTTATATTGCTAGAACAGCATACTTTCTGATAATAAAAATGAGTTAAAAACATTTTCTTGCAATAATGAGAttttgtacactcaccggccatttattaggtacacctgtccaacaatTCATTAACACAAACTtgtaatcaaccaatcaatctgGATAgtgaaggataagcattttataaagctttgttagtaagtacgtagtaaatctagacatgaaggcttttgctttaaagtgttaactgctatattatgtgcacaaagtatagagaaatgttacaGGATGCTAGGGTGGGGGTGGATGGAGAATGACAAGATGTATGAGCTATGTGTAAGTGCTcagaaacatctgccttaaaaggtgatctgttaagagaagatacacagataccaggaagaggaatatctggttgctgaacggtcaaactgtcaagacaacaccatataagtcaatagggttgagggttagagagtgtgtgagagacagtataaaagccTGAAGGACAGCATAATGGGCAGGGGCTGATACggtagtacatctctcctgcgcagaacttgtattctctaacttcttgcattcaaaataaaacttcttaattttcaactcagatatccgtcaatttttgaacatgcaatggaccatttgagtcctacaattgcTGGTGGTGCAGTTTGCGAGTGTCAGAAACTGGTCTGGTCCGGCATTCTGTCACAGGTGCACTCTCCACAAATGCACAGGAAACGAGGGTTATCAAAAACATCTTAATTATTTACAAACACTTCCATAGTAACAGGTAACTGTTGACAACACAAGACCGAACCAAGACTAACCAAATCTCAGGAGTATAAATAAACAAGACATGATTAACTAAATTACAAAGAGGGGTGAgaacacaggtggaactaatgaaCACTGATTAATGAcaggaaaacagaacaaaaagtAATCACGTGATATAAACAGAAGCACATAGAACAACATGACATGGGAAATCACATACCTGACAACCCTTTTGGTACTGTATGGATGTTCTAGTTAACCTTATGAAAATGGTATCATTCAGATTGCTATTTTGTTCAGATACACAGCTTTAAACCGTAAAAACAGTAGAAATAATTAAGGCATTGTTTGTTTCTTAGATGATGTACCACAATGAATGATGCTGTTGTCAATTCTGGATGTGAATGAATATTGATAATATTGATAGACTTTTTTCCAGTATCACTCTTTGGCTCTATCACTAAAAAACCTCTCCTTTACAGGCAGGAAACATTTACATAGCAGACTATGAAATACTGGAGGACGTGCAGCCCAATGACACAGACTCCAGCACCCAGCAGTATTTGACAACTCCCTTCTGCCTGTTTTACAAGAACAGACAAAATGAATTTATACCAATCGCCATTCAGGTACCTGTAGAAAAGAAAagtttaaatattactttaaaatacaaaGTCAGTGCTCAAACATAACTGtcgacattttaataaatattctgCTCTGGTTTCTGGAACAGCTCAGTCGTCAGACGACTCCAGGAGAGAATAGCACAGTCTTTCTTCCCACTGATAATGAGTATGACTGGTTGTTAgccaaaatatgggtgaaatccTGCGACTACAACATACACCAGCTGGTCACACACCTTCTCAGGACACACCTGATATCTGAGGTGTTTACCATAGCCATGTTCAGACAGCTCTCTGCAGTCCACCCTGTGTACAAGGTA
This genomic interval from Danio aesculapii chromosome 15, fDanAes4.1, whole genome shotgun sequence contains the following:
- the alox5b.2 gene encoding arachidonate 5-lipoxygenase b, tandem duplicate 2 isoform X2; the protein is MFTYTVSVTTGNQVFAGTLNYIYLTLVGKERSSDRTLLDKSWFERLDRGTVVSIDIHVEETLGEILLVKLEKEKFLINDDWYCRSISVTAPTGDCFEFPCYRWIADQKELVLLEGRGRLPQDEKVSILKEYRHLELENRREKFRWNEWKSGFLMSIDASRSSELPLDVQFDTAKSVDFSLNVLKAVENLGLNKLESVFQSWKDFADFEKVFITIKNTLSEYVMQNWTKDVVFGYQFLNGCNPVMIKKCTKLPDKFVVTQEMVENSLDRGTTLQEELKAGNIYIADYEILEDVQPNDTDSSTQQYLTTPFCLFYKNRQNEFIPIAIQLSRQTTPGENSTVFLPTDNEYDWLLAKIWVKSCDYNIHQLVTHLLRTHLISEVFTIAMFRQLSAVHPVYKLLIPHVRFTIAINTAARETLINEGGVFGKVDSTGGIGIEQVIRKGMKTLTYKSLCFPEAMKTRNVDNKEDLPNYYYRDDGMMVWETVKSFVTDVVKIYYSSDETVQEDEEIQAFVQDVCSYGMKNCPNNGDFPNVLRTREQLVEYLTIVIFTASAQHAAINFGQFDWYAWIPNTPSTMRKPPPTEKGKVDMKYIMESLPDRGRSSLHLGTIWILSQFQDNELFLGVYPDKYFTEELAMEAIKNFRKKLVDVTKTIRSRNETLELPYWYLCPDRIPNSVAI